The following proteins are encoded in a genomic region of Alnus glutinosa chromosome 8, dhAlnGlut1.1, whole genome shotgun sequence:
- the LOC133875499 gene encoding uncharacterized protein LOC133875499, which yields MAKAASSLFQTLKRYFKKPWEITGPCAGPEYRSALPGALEYRLECPATTKVQPWIPSSDPETVFDIKYHTRDQRRNRPPIRRTVLKKPDVEKMTKEKTFDVSDFPRVYLTAMVEEDMNARGGGYQ from the coding sequence ATGGCAAAGGCAGCCTCGTCGCTCTTCCAGACCCTGAAGCGCTACTTCAAGAAGCCGTGGGAGATCACCGGCCCGTGCGCCGGTCCGGAGTACAGATCCGCCTTGCCAGGCGCCCTGGAGTACCGGCTGGAGTGCCCCGCCACCACGAAGGTCCAGCCTTGGATCCCCTCCTCCGACCCCGAGACTGTCTTCGACATCAAGTACCACACCCGCGACCAGCGCCGCAACCGCCCTCCCATTCGCCGGACTGTGCTCAAGAAGCCCGACGTGGAGAAGATGACGAAGGAGAAGACCTTCGATGTCTCCGACTTCCCCAGAGTCTATCTTACTGCCATGGTAGAGGAGGACATGAACGCTCGTGGCGGAGGGTACCAGTAA